The following DNA comes from Flavisolibacter ginsenosidimutans.
ACCGGTACAGGTCCATTTCATTTTTGCGCTGCTTCCCCATCACTTCTTCAAATATTTTCTTGAAGGCTATTTCCCTGTTCTGTCCATCTGTGTTTTCTTCATATTTCGTTCTAAAGTCCGGATGGGCCCTCATGCTTTGAGCTATGTTCACAAACTTCACCGCTGTTCTTCTGGAGTTGCTTCCCAGCCCTGGAACCAACGTTCATTGAAGCTTTTTATAATTAGGTCCAACGGATCTTTCTTCTTCAGTACCGTGTGCCCCTCTTGGGTTAGGATTTTGCGGATCAAGTTCTGTTTCAGAAGCATCCAGTCCAATACTTGCATTCAACTTTACTCTTTCCAATCCATAGGTAGATAAATCAACGGAGTTCAACAATTCATCCAGGGCATCAATTGTCGGATCAGCAATTACCAGTTTCGGAATTAAAAATTTCAGGTACCAAAACAGTTGTTCCCATTTCACTATTTCAAATGGCATGATAGAAGCAATCTGCCCGTAGATCTTTACAAACTGCTTTGCCTTTATTTTGAAATCAATCTTTGCTTTATCATCTAATTCCAACTCGCCGTTAAACCGGTCTTCGCTTTTTGCAAAATCGGGCTTAGGTGACTATCAGCATCTAAGCCTTCAAAGTATTTTGTAGCAAAGTCAATCACTTCGCTCCATTCGTAAACACCTACCGCGTCCAAACTGCTTTTCAGTTCATGCAACACGTTTACATCGGTGGCCTTACTCAAAGTTGTGGACGTATAAAAATCATCGAAGGCGGTTTTTATATCATCGGTAGAATTAAAAAAGTCCAGTACAAATAAGTCTTCCGTTTTCTTTCCTAATTTATCAGCCGAACGGTTTAGTCTTGATAAAGCTTGCACCGCCAACACGCCTTGGAGTTTCTTGTCCACATACATAGCGGTGAGCTTAGGCTGGTCAAAACCCGTAAGGTATTTATTCGCCACTACTAAAACCCGGTACTCGTCCATATTAAAATAGCGGGCAATCCTGTCGCTGATATAACCGGGATCGGTGGGTTTGGTGATATCTAATTCAGGGGGAAAATTATTCAGGTCATCTTCGGTGTATTCAATGCCCTTTAGCTTTTTTCTTTCCTGAAAAGGCAATCGCAATCCGGAAGGGAGCACCTTTGCTTTCCAGCAACTTCTTCAAAGCAAAATAGTAGTTGATAGCCGACTCAATACTTTGCGTAATCACCATGGCCTTTGCCTTGCCTTTCAGTTTCTTTTTGTTGACAACATGCGTGATGAAATGATCCAGCATGATCTCGGCCTTGGTGGTAATGGTTTCGGGGTTACGCTCAACAAAGGCACGTAACTTCTTTTGCGCTTTGACTGAATCAAAAAGAGGATTGTCTTCAATTGACTTTTCAATCTCGTAATAACTTTTGTACGTGGTATAATTCGCCAGCACATCCAAAATAAAGCCTTCTCTTCAATGGCCTGTTTCATAGAATACAAATGGAAGGGCCGGAACTTTCCATCTTCGCCCTTAATTCCAAATTTTTCCAGCGTGGCGTTCTTTGGTGTGGCGGTGAACGCCAGGTACGAAGCGTTACCTCGCATCTTTCGGGCCCGCATGGCTTCTAATATTTTGTCCTGTGGTCGCCCTCTTCTTCTTCGCTTTCACCGCCACCCATGGCTTTGTTCATGTTATCGGCTGCCGAACCGCTTTGTGAACTATGGGCTTCGTCAATGATCACCGCAAAACGCTTGTCGCTTAAATCGGCAATGCCGTCAACAATGAAAGGAAACTTTTGAATG
Coding sequences within:
- a CDS encoding type I restriction enzyme subunit R domain-containing protein; translated protein: MRLPFQERKKLKGIEYTEDDLNNFPPELDITKPTDPGYISDRIARYFNMDEYRVLVVANKYLTGFDQPKLTAMYVDKKLQGVLAVQALSRLNRSADKLGKKTEDLFVLDFFNSTDDIKTAFDDFYTSTTLSKATDVNVLHELKSSLDAVGVYEWSEVIDFATKYFEGLDADSHLSPILQKAKTGLTASWN